A region of the Microcystis aeruginosa FD4 genome:
CTACTGCCATCTTTAGGAAAAGATTTAGACTATCATAAGATGCGCTTAAATTATCCAATTGGCATCAATTACAAGGATAGCATTTTCCAAAAGTGATCAAAGAAATATAAAGTTATTTTATAGTATTAGCCATAATTAAATCTCCCAGTCTTCATATTTTAAACCATCTATCCGACTGAATTCACCGATATTATGAGTGATTAAAATTAACTCATTAGCCATAGCAATAGCTGCAATTTGTAAATCATAACCACCGACAGGAATACCTAATTGATTTAATTGAGACCGAATTCTTCCAGCAATTTTTGCAGAATTTTGGTCAAAAGGTAAAATCTTAAATTGATTACAGAAACGCTCTAGCTTCGCTAAATTTTGCTCTTTTCTACTGCTTTTGTAAGCCCCATAATACAATTCTAATTGTACCACAGTAGATAAATAAATCTCGTCTGGCTGATGTTTTGCTAACTCATGAGTAACAGCCAAACTACTATTATTAAGTAGCTTAAACAAACATTTGTATCTAACAGATAGGTCATAGTAGTTGTTCTCTTTCCTCATAATCTGGCTGTTTTTCTCTTACTAATAATTCACCTTCCCAACCGCCAATTACTTCTTCAAAGAAGCCTTCTTGCCATTGCCTAAATGTAGTTTTTTCTTCTTTTTCTTTTAGAGATATTGGCTGATAAACTAAGGTGACTTCTAAATCTGTGTTTTTAAGTTCAGGCGGTAAAGATATTTGTAATGTTCCATCTTCTCCCACATGGGTTTTAAAACTAATTGTTTTCATGGTTTCAGCTAAGGTTACTACTATCATAAGGATAGTATAATATGTCCTCGTCTGACAAGGTGCGTCCCCTGCGGTCTTTTAACCATAAAGACATCTTCACCCCAAACAGGTCGGACATGACAGAAACACCATCCGATGAGAATGGCCATACATCCCACTCAAGACCGAGACGATGGATACTACTCTCTCACGGTAGCCGCTCTTTCCTACTACCATCTTTAAGAAAAGATTTAGACTATCATAAGATGCGATTAAATTATCAACTTGTCATCAATGGAGATTTTTAGCTCTTTTTTCCCATCTACAAGCATAGCATTTTCCAAAAGTGATAAAAGAGGTGTAAAGTTATTTTATAGTAGTTGTCTTTGATAGCCTGGAAATTGTCCTGACGACTTCCCAAATTGCTCCCCACCTGACCCACCGTCCCAACCTCCAGTTGGCGAAAGTAGATAGTGCCGAGATTGACTTGCAGCAGTTTGATTATCTGCTCAACCAGATCCATCCCGGTTGAGCGAGTCGCCGTCGGTTGTCAGATATCTGATCAGAGGCTTGCAGCGATCGCCTAGTTTTAAATTGAGTTACGCGCAAGATCAGGTATTTGTGTTTGAGCAACGCTAAGAGAGAAAAAGCAGCGGGGACCACATATCTGTATAAAGTGCTACAATAATCTAAGATTCCATCAAAGGTTAGATTATCAAACGCCGACTCAGGACTATCAAGGTCGGAAAACCTCGTTCGATAGTCTGAGCAGAGGCAAGACAATCGGTTAGAACTCATTGACCATCTGAGACTGTCCAATCGTTGGGATCGACTTCGGGTATGGGTGAGGATATCGAGCCGCAATTGTCAGGGTAACACCAAATCCCCCTGATTCAGTGCAGTTGAAAAGCCTTCTTGTTCCTAGTGACCACTTCAGTGGTCCCTGATGATAACTGGGTTTTGCTAACTGGATTTGGGATAAACCTGCCTTAGTGCGGTTTTGTTGTTACCTAAAATGTCGGATGAATGCCCCCGCTACATTTTTCGACAAGATACTCACCTTTGCGGGGGATGAAATCCGACCAGAATATCAACCCCGGAGCATCGGTTTAATTCCACCATCTGTGGGTAAACTGTATTATACTTAACCTAGCCAAGGGTCGAGGATTGTTAGATGCTAGTCGTAGAAGCGAAGCTAAAAAACGGAACACCAGAGCAATATCACCAGCTTGATGAAGCTATCAGAACTTCTCAGTTTGTGCATAATTCTTGTGTTCGTTATTGGAGAGAAAATAAAGGAACAACCCGCAATGACCTCCAAAAGCTTTGTGCGGTACTAGCTAACAATAAAGAGACCCCTTGGGTTAATAAATTAAACTCACAAGCTCGTCAATCGGCTGCTGATAGAGCCTGGCAATCAATTAATCGGTTTTACCAGAATTGTCGTGCCAAAATACCAGGGAAAAAAGGTTTTCCTCGGTTCAAAAAGCCTAGTCGTTCGGTTGAGTATAAACTAACGGGATATAAACTATCAGATGATCGACGTAAAATCAGATTTACTGACGGTTTTAAAGCAGGAGAATTTGATTTATGGTGTAGTCAAAAAACCTTAGTTTATTATTCAGAACAACAGATTAAACGGGTAAGAGTTGTTAGACGTGCTGACGGTTATTATTGCCAGTTTTTGATTGACTTAGAACGGCAAGAATACCATAAACCAACGGGACAAATAACAGGAATTGACTTAGGGTTAAAGGAATTTTATACTGACGCTCAAGGCAATACTGTAGAGAATCCACGTTATTTAAGAAAGTCAGAAAAACGACTTCAAAAAGCACAAAGGAGATTATCAAAACGGTTCCGTCAAGGAAAGAAACAGTCTAAAAACTATCACAAGCAACGGATAAAAGTAGCCAAGCTTCATCTTAAAGTGTCAAGACAACGTAAAGACAAAGCAATTAAAGAGGCTTTGGCGTTAGTCCAGTCTAATGATCTGGTAGTCTATGAAGCTTTAAAGGTAAGAAACTTAGTCAAAAACCGTCAGCTTGCCAAGTCGATTTCTGATGCTTCTTGGTATCAATTCACTGAATGGTTGAATTATTTTGCCAAGATTTATGGGATTGTTTGTGTTGCTGTACCACCGCATTTCACTTCTCAAGATTGTTCAGTTTGTGGGACGAGAGTTCAAAAATCATTAAGCACTAGAACTCATCAATGTCCCAATTGTCAAACAGTCTTAGATAGGGATCATAATGCAGCAATAAATATTCTTAAAAAAGGGTTGAAATATTTGGGAAATCATCTCAACGGTACTGTTGGGCAAACAGAAACCGACCCAAACGCCTTGGGAGAGTCCGGCCTCTGGGTTCTTAATGGAGACATTGAGAATCTAAGTTGTCTCGTTGAACAAGGAATTTCCGATAGTGATAGGTCAAGAATCCCCCGTCACAGCGTAGCTTGACGGTGGGAGTATGTCAATTGTCTAACAATTGTTGCTATTTCACTAACTACCTTATTTTTTATAGTTAAAAATTATGGCAAGCAAATCTTATTCGATGGTGCAAAATTCCCCAACTGGAACAACTGGAACGGGACTAGATCAAACGGTTGAAAGAATTGGCAGAGATCCGGGACTCGCTGGTGCTAATCTCGGCACAAATATTACGGATGGAATGACGGCAGCTAACGGATTAAATCAGTTAATCTTAGAAGCCAAACAAGCCACTGGAGTTGCTAGTAATGGCATTTTTACTGTCAGTGACGTAACCGCGATTAATGCTTGGATTCGCGCTAACCGTTTAGCAGAATTTACTGCTCTCCACGGCGATGATGATGGTACAACAGAAACAGGGTTTCATCTAGTCCAAAATGACGGAGCGACTCAACAGTATCGCAACCAAAATTTAGTTGATACGGTTTTTGATGGCATTTATCACATTGGTTTCCTCATTCAAAATGGTACTTTTCTCAATGAAGATGGGAACGCAAATGCCACGGTTGCTCAGGTGGCGGATTGGCTAACCCAATTTTATACAGATCGGGCCACAACTAATACCGGACTTGATCGGATTACGGAATTAATCATTGCTGATCAGGGTTTAGCGCAAAATATACCTTGGCAAGAAATTGCTGGCGGTGCTGATGCTGCCAATGGACTGAATGATTTATTAAAAACAGCGATCACTACCTACAATCTCGCCGCCGATGGTTCAATTTCCGAAAGCGATATTGCACAAATTAACAATTGGATTCGCTCTGATGCCACCCGTTATAATACTTTTGTTGTTCTGCATGGCGATGATGACGGCACAACAGAAACTGGCTTCCATTTAGTTCAAAATGACGGCGCTCAGACCACATATTTTGCGAAAAACCTAGTTAATACCGTTGCCGACGGAATCTATCATATTGGTTTTCAGATCCAAAATGGGCGGTTTCTCAACGAAGATGGTGCAGCTAATGCCACAGTCAAAGACGTAGCAGATTGGGTAACATATTTTTACGTTGATCAGTCCACCACTGGCACAGGATTAGACAAAATTGTCGATACCATCAAAATTGATACTGGCTTAGCCAAGTGGACAAATGCGGGGGATATTAACGCCGGAGCCGCCGCCGCCGACGGACTTAACCATCTATTAGTAGATGGCATTACTGCTACAGGTATCGCTGCTGATGGCTGGATTACCAGCGATGATATTCGCACCCTCAATCAATGGGTTCGCACTAATCACTATGACGAATTTATCCTCCTCCACGGTGACGATGAGGGAAATGAGGAAACAGGCTACCACCTGGTACAAAATGACGGAGCGACAACCCAATACTTCGGTAAAAATTTAGTCAATACCGTAGCCGATGGACTCTATCACATTGGCTTTAACATCCAAGACAATCGTCTTCTCAACGAAGATGGTGATGCCAATGCTCGTCTTAACGATGTTTCCAGTTGGCTCAACTATTTCTATCTTCAGAAAACCATTATTTACGGCAATGATTCTAGCGACACGATTACAGGTACGAATCTTGCCGAACACCTGATGGGTTACGGGGGAAACGATATTCTCAATGGTGGCGGCGGCAATGACCTAATCGATGGAGATTGGGGGTCTGACACTTTATCGGGTGGAGTTGGTAATGACTTACTCTATGGCGGCGCAGACAATGACCAATTAGATGGAGGTGAAGACTCAGACACTTATTATGTCTCCGGTAATCTAGCTGGAGGCTGGTCGAGTTTCCAAGGCTACGACATCTACACCGATACCGGCACCTCTGGGGTGGATAAAATTGTGGCTTTGGGTACAGGAGACGTGGACCTGGGGATTCGTTCCTTTAGTGCCAATAGTGGCATTGAAACCATCGACGGGACAGGAGTAGCAGGAAAAGTCACCATCGTCGGTGATTGGAGTGACAATACCCTCGACTTCTCTAATACGGCTTTTGTCGGTGACAATATCCAAATCCATGGCTATTGGGGGAATGATAATATCACCGGTAATGCGGCCAATAATGTCATTATTGGTGGCGGTGGCGAGGACAAACTTAACGGCGGTAACGGTTCCGACAATTACCTCTATACTGGCTATCAAAGTAATGAGTGGAATACCTTTGAAGGCTATGACACCATTACGGATACAGGAACCACTGGCACAGATACCATCGTCGCCAAAGGTACGGCTAATGTGGATATTGGTCTCAAGAGTTTTGGGGTCAATAGTGGCATTGAAACCATCGACGGGACAGGAGTAGCAGGAAAAGTCACCATCGTCGGTGATTGGAGTGACAATACCCTCGACTTCTCTAATACGGCTTTTGTCGGTGACAATATCCAAATCCATGGCTATTGGGGGAATGATAATATCACTGGTAATGCGGCCAATAATGTCATTATTGGTGGCGGTGGCGAGGACATTCTTAACGGCGGTAACGGTTCCGACCAATACGTTTATACCGGCTATCAAAGTAATGAGTGGAATACCTTTGAAGGCTATGACACCATTACGGATACAGGAACCACTGGCACAGATACCATCGTCGCCAAAGGTACGGCTAATGTGGATATTGGTCTCAAGAGTTTTGGGGTCAATAGCGGCATTGAAACCATCGACGGGACAGGAGTAGCAGGAAAAGTCACCATCGTCGGTGATTGGAGTGACAATACCCTCGACTTCTCTAATACGGCTTTTGTCGGTGACAATATCGAAATAAACGGCTATTGGGGAAATGATAATATCACCGGTAATGCGGCCAATAATGTCATTATTGGTGGCGGTGGCGAGGACAAACTTAACGGCGGTAACGGTTCCGACAATTACCTCTATACTGGCTATCAAAGTAATGAGTGGAATACCTTTGAAGGCTATGACACCATTACGGATACAGGAACCACTGGCACAGATACCATCGTCGCCAAAGGTACGGCTAATGTGGATATTGGTCTCAAGAGTTTTGGGGTCAATAGTGGCATTGAAACCATCGACGGGACAGGAGTAACAGGAAAAGTCACCATCGTCGGTGATTGGAGTGACAATACCCTCGACTTCTCTAATACGGCTTTTGTCGGTGACAATATCGAAATAAACGGCTATTGGGGAAATGATAATATCACCGGTAATGCGGCCAATAATGTCATTATTGGTGGCGGTGGTGAGGACATTCTTAACGGCGGTAACGGTTCCGACCAATACGTTTATACCGGCTATCAAAGTAATGAGTGGAATACCTTTGAAGGCTATGACACCATTACGGATACAGGAACCACTGGCACAGATACCATCGTCGCCAAAGGTACGGCTAATGTGGATATTGGTCTCAAGAGTTTTGGGGTCAATAGTGGCATTGAAACCATCGACGGGACAGGAGTAACAGGAAAAGTCACCATCGTCGGTGATTGGAGTGACAATACCCTCGACTTCTCTAATACGGCTTTTGTCGGTGACAATATCCAAATCCATGGCTATTGGGGAAATGATAATATCACCGGTAATGCGGCCAATAATGTCATTATTGGTGGCGGTGGTGAGGACATTCTTAACGGCGGTAACGGTTCCGACCAATACGTTTATACCGGCTATCAAAGTAATGAGTGGAATACCTTTGAAGGCTATGACACCATTACGGATACAGGAACCACTGGCACAGATACCATCGTCGCCAAAGGTACGG
Encoded here:
- a CDS encoding beta strand repeat-containing protein: MASKSYSMVQNSPTGTTGTGLDQTVERIGRDPGLAGANLGTNITDGMTAANGLNQLILEAKQATGVASNGIFTVSDVTAINAWIRANRLAEFTALHGDDDGTTETGFHLVQNDGATQQYRNQNLVDTVFDGIYHIGFLIQNGTFLNEDGNANATVAQVADWLTQFYTDRATTNTGLDRITELIIADQGLAQNIPWQEIAGGADAANGLNDLLKTAITTYNLAADGSISESDIAQINNWIRSDATRYNTFVVLHGDDDGTTETGFHLVQNDGAQTTYFAKNLVNTVADGIYHIGFQIQNGRFLNEDGAANATVKDVADWVTYFYVDQSTTGTGLDKIVDTIKIDTGLAKWTNAGDINAGAAAADGLNHLLVDGITATGIAADGWITSDDIRTLNQWVRTNHYDEFILLHGDDEGNEETGYHLVQNDGATTQYFGKNLVNTVADGLYHIGFNIQDNRLLNEDGDANARLNDVSSWLNYFYLQKTIIYGNDSSDTITGTNLAEHLMGYGGNDILNGGGGNDLIDGDWGSDTLSGGVGNDLLYGGADNDQLDGGEDSDTYYVSGNLAGGWSSFQGYDIYTDTGTSGVDKIVALGTGDVDLGIRSFSANSGIETIDGTGVAGKVTIVGDWSDNTLDFSNTAFVGDNIQIHGYWGNDNITGNAANNVIIGGGGEDKLNGGNGSDNYLYTGYQSNEWNTFEGYDTITDTGTTGTDTIVAKGTANVDIGLKSFGVNSGIETIDGTGVAGKVTIVGDWSDNTLDFSNTAFVGDNIQIHGYWGNDNITGNAANNVIIGGGGEDILNGGNGSDQYVYTGYQSNEWNTFEGYDTITDTGTTGTDTIVAKGTANVDIGLKSFGVNSGIETIDGTGVAGKVTIVGDWSDNTLDFSNTAFVGDNIEINGYWGNDNITGNAANNVIIGGGGEDKLNGGNGSDNYLYTGYQSNEWNTFEGYDTITDTGTTGTDTIVAKGTANVDIGLKSFGVNSGIETIDGTGVTGKVTIVGDWSDNTLDFSNTAFVGDNIEINGYWGNDNITGNAANNVIIGGGGEDILNGGNGSDQYVYTGYQSNEWNTFEGYDTITDTGTTGTDTIVAKGTANVDIGLKSFGVNSGIETIDGTGVTGKVTIVGDWSDNTLDFSNTAFVGDNIQIHGYWGNDNITGNAANNVIIGGGGEDILNGGNGSDQYVYTGYQSNEWNTFEGYDTITDTGTTGTDTIVAKGTANVDIGLKSFGVNSGIETIDGTGVAGKVTIVGDWSDNTLDFSNTAFVGDNIEINGYWGNDNITGNAANNVIIGGGGEDKLNGGNGSDNYLYTGYQSNEWNTFEGYDTITDTGTTGTDTIVAKGTANVDIGLKSFGVNSGIETIDGTGVTGKVTIVGDWSDNTLDFSNTAFVGDNIQIHGYWGNDNITGNAANNVIIGGGGEDKLNGGNGSDQYVYTGYQSNEWNTFEGYDTITDTGTTGTDTIVAKGTANVDIGLKSFGVNSGIETIDGTGVTGKVTIVGDWSDNTLDFSNTAFVGDNIQIHGYWGNDNITGNAANNVIIGGGGEDKLNGGNGSDQYVYTGYQSNEWNTFEGYDTITDTGTTGTDTIVAKGTANVDIGLKSFGVNSGIETIDGTGVTGKVTIVGDWSDNTLDFSNTAFVGDNIEINGYWGNDNITGNAANNVIIGGGGEDKLNGGNGSDQYVYTGYQSNEWNTFEGYDTITDTGTTGTDTIVAKGTANVDIGLKSFGVNSGIETIDGTGVTGKVTIVGDWSDNTLDFSNTAFVGDNIEINGYWGNDNITGNAANNVIIGGGGEDKLNGGNGSDQYVYTGYQSNEWNTFEGYDTITDTGTTGTDTIVAKGTANVDIGLKSFGVNSGIETIDGTGVAGKVTIVGDWSDNTLDFSNTAFVGDNIQIHGYWGNDNITGNAANNVIIGGGGEDILNGGGGEDTLIGGLGSDQLTGGEGRDCFIFNTVDEIGQGANQDNILDFNTDLDTIDISGIDANSLNDGNQSFTFIGASDFSGQAGQLRFDGGLLCGDTNGDAVSDFQLAIAGVYSLPVTNIVL
- a CDS encoding PIN domain-containing protein; protein product: MAVTHELAKHQPDEIYLSTVVQLELYYGAYKSSRKEQNLAKLERFCNQFKILPFDQNSAKIAGRIRSQLNQLGIPVGGYDLQIAAIAMANELILITHNIGEFSRIDGLKYEDWEI
- a CDS encoding RNA-guided endonuclease InsQ/TnpB family protein, with protein sequence MLVVEAKLKNGTPEQYHQLDEAIRTSQFVHNSCVRYWRENKGTTRNDLQKLCAVLANNKETPWVNKLNSQARQSAADRAWQSINRFYQNCRAKIPGKKGFPRFKKPSRSVEYKLTGYKLSDDRRKIRFTDGFKAGEFDLWCSQKTLVYYSEQQIKRVRVVRRADGYYCQFLIDLERQEYHKPTGQITGIDLGLKEFYTDAQGNTVENPRYLRKSEKRLQKAQRRLSKRFRQGKKQSKNYHKQRIKVAKLHLKVSRQRKDKAIKEALALVQSNDLVVYEALKVRNLVKNRQLAKSISDASWYQFTEWLNYFAKIYGIVCVAVPPHFTSQDCSVCGTRVQKSLSTRTHQCPNCQTVLDRDHNAAINILKKGLKYLGNHLNGTVGQTETDPNALGESGLWVLNGDIENLSCLVEQGISDSDRSRIPRHSVA